The sequence below is a genomic window from Lolium perenne isolate Kyuss_39 chromosome 4, Kyuss_2.0, whole genome shotgun sequence.
TGACTTCCGAGTTTTCGCAAGAATTACCCCCTTATAACTTCTTAATTTGTCAAGACTGGTGTGTAAATCTACGATATTGGTTCTTGTATCTGCTGGAGTTGCTGATATATCCTTTTTTTTTTCGTTTGCCATGCAAGCTCCTTTTTCATAACAAACTCTTATATGTTCGTTGCTCGTTTCAGATGGAGATCTTTGTCAAGACACTCACGGGCAAGACCATCACCCTTGAAGTTGAGAGCTCCGATACCATCAAGACTGTCAAGGCTAAGATTCATGCCAATTGGAGATTCCCTCTAGACCAGCAAGACCTCACATTTGCTGGCAAGCAGCTCGAGGATGGACGCACCCTGGCTGACTACGATATCCAAAAGGAGAGTACCCTTCATCTTGCACCCCGTTCCGGCATAGAGATGTCAATTTTTGTGGAGACGCTCGATGGCAAAGAGATGCACCTCAGGGTCAATCCATCAGATACCATCCATGCTGTCAAGGCACGGATTCAGGATCGCAATCGCCTTATACTGGACGGGGAGCAACTGGAGGACGACAGTACATTGGCTGATTATAGCATCCAGGAGCATTCCACTCTTAAGCTTCGTCCCGGCCTCCGAAAGAAGATGAAAATATTCATCAAGGCACTGAATAGTCCTTTCTTTGTATATGGCTCGAATACTATCAACAACGTGAAGGCCATGATCAAAGATTTGTATGGCATTGATCCAGACAAGCAGCGCCTCATGTTTAACGACAAGGAGCTGGAGGGTGGTCGCACTTTTGCCTATTATGACATTCGGAATGGATCCACTCTTGACCTTGTCCTCTGCGAGCGATCTGGATTGATGGAAATCTACATCAAGGGTTGGATTGGACAGACCATTGTGCTTAAGGTTGCGAGCTCGGATACCGTCCGCAGTCTCAAGGAGAAGATTGAACAGGCAGAGGGCATTCCCCTTGCAGACCAGCGCGTCATCTTTGCTGGGAAGCAGCTCGAGGATGGCAGACTGGCGGACTACAATGTCAGTAAAGAGTCAACCCTTCATCTTCTTTTCCGCGTTCGGTCTTAATTGTGTGAAATGTCCGACAAATCATCACTAGAGTGAACATATCAGTATTCTGTACCCACTACTCGTCATATTATTGAGTTTATTTTCAGTATGCGTAAGTAACTGCTTCTTGCTATGCATCCGCATACGAATGATGGGCTCATTGGACGGAGTGGAGCAAGCGTTTTGGACAAAAAAACATTTGAAGAATACACATGTGTTTATTAACTTGTGAGTTTAATCAATATTTATTTTCCAACCACGGTGCGATGAAGCTAATATTCAAACCTGTGCATGATCATATTCATCTGTAGCTTTTTTTGTGTCCACCATTTCCGCTCCTGGATTGTTCGCTCTCCTTCCCCATGGTGCTCTGGAAGTCATATCAGTTCCAGCAATTGCCATGTCCATTCATGaaagaaaaaaaatcatgtttgTCACTAAACGCAATGGCCAAATATACTCCAGGTCGCTCTAAACCCAGAGCCCGAAACAAAATCAAATGCAGTGCATATGTGTATAGGTTAGGCATACTTAAATTCTCGCACACTATGCATCCGAATTTCTGCGATGAACAAGTGTGATTGTCCAGTACAATATGGACAAAATTTCTGCAAAAACAACTATTTGAGTACAAATTTTGCTaaacaataaaataaaatatAACTCATCGACCTCGTCATACATAAAGATTCACACACAAAACTACAATGATCCAGGAGCGAAAATGAATTCACACAACCGTTTCTACTTGTTACAATGAAGTAATAACTAAGCATGCTCTAGAGCAGTGGCGGACATAGGATTTTACCAGTGGGTATGCCACACCAAAAAAAATATTCTCTTTTATAAAATATATATTTTAAAGTCTAAATAATTTTAAAACTTGCAATTTTTTTTGACACAAATACAGTAGGGAAAGGCTCCCTACTGTGTCATTTTCTATTAATATAAATGGAATATTTACAATGGGTTTACAAAGGTGAGAAAAACTTATTACAGACTCATAGAGTATCTAACCAAGATTGCATTCCTTCTCTAAGACTAGGCTTAGCTCTATGCATTGTCAGGGTAAAAGTGGCTTTAAACCTAGTCAAACATGTTTGGACAAAAGGATAGTTAGCATTGAAGATAGCATCATTTCTTTGATCCCAAATGCTCCAACATCCTGCAATCATTATTTCCATCAGAAAATCCAGGGAAAATCTTTGCTGCGCTTCCTCAATCATTTGATATAGAGTCATATCCACATTCCACTCCAATCCAAGTGCCCACCAAAAGCTTTGACTGAATGTGCATTCAAAGAATAGATGCATAATTGTTTCTTCTGGACAGGTTTCACAGAGTATACAATCAGAAAATTCCACATAAATTTTTTTGTGCTTCATCATATCCTTAGTATTCAGTCTGCCATTTAGTAACAGCCAAAAGAAAAATTTATGTCTCGGAATACTGCAGGATTTCCAACACTT
It includes:
- the LOC127348256 gene encoding polyubiquitin-like isoform X2 — its product is MEIFVKTLTGKTITLEVESSDTIKTVKAKIHANWRFPLDQQDLTFAGKQLEDGRTLADYDIQKESTLHLAPRSGIEMSIFVETLDGKEIPFFVYGSNTINNVKAMIKDLYGIDPDKQRLMFNDKELEGGRTFAYYDIRNGSTLDLVLCERSGLMEIYIKGWIGQTIVLKVASSDTVRSLKEKIEQAEGIPLADQRVIFAGKQLEDGRLADYNVSKESTLHLLFRVRERMEISVEALNGNIITLQVDPSDTINAVKAKIEYEYAIHPDQQHLTFNQNMLEGGRTLAYYDIRNGSTLDFALRHRSGLMQIFIKNLTGKTLALMVESSDTVYSVKEKIQQVDGIDPAVLRIIYAGTQLEDHRTLADYNIEKESTLHLALRLLSCSKCPGN